The sequence AAACAGCTATTCTTTTGACTCCTTAAGAACAGTGTATTTCGGTTTTACGCCGAAGGGCTTAAAGGTTCTCCCCCCGCCTTCATAGAACTTGCTGAAGAACTCCACGTACTGAAGCCTCGTTGTGTGGACAAAAGCGCCCAGGGCGTTTACGGCGATGTTAAACGTATGGCCGCCAATGAGGATGATGACGGCAAAGACGACTCCCACATAGGGAATCTCTCCCATCATGGCGGCGATCAGGTTTACAACCGTGGCAATGATTCCGGTGGCAAGCCCCAGGGCCAGCAGCCTTAGATAGCTCAAGAGGTCGCCCATGTATGAGGTGCTGCCGTAAATGGCGTAGAGCCCCCAGGCGATCCTCACGAAGATGTTGTTCGATTCCCTGTGCGAAAACAGGATGATGCTCCCGCAAGCCACGATGAAACCGACCGTTGCGGCTTTTGTTGCCCAGGCGGGAATCATTTCGGCCGCCATAAAGCCGGATACGAGGACGGCGGCAGAGTTGATGAACAGAATCCAGCCGCCCTGGACGAAAATGGCCTGAGTACGATCTCCCTTTTTTAAGTTCTTGTACATCCTGATCAAAATGCCGAAGTTTATCTGAATGAATCCAAGGACTATACAGATAAGCATGAACGTGATGGTATCCATTAGGGGGTCCATAACCTTGAAGGACATCAGGATGTTTTTTGACAAAGACCCCTCGGGGAGGCGGGTCAGCACATCGCCGAACCAGCCGCCCATGAGAGCCCCAAGGATCACCGTGGATATTGCCCCCAAGAGCAGGAGTCCCACGAGCTTAGTCTTTCCAAGGCTGTTTCTAAACCTTATCATTACGAAGAGAAGTAGACAGATGAGCACCAGGCCGTATCCTGCATCCGTCAGGCAGAGGCCGAAGAACACAGCGAAAAACGGCGACAGTAACGGAGTGGGGTCGACCTCCTTTGGGTTCGGCACCCCGTACAGCTCGGTAATGAGCTGAAAGGGTTTGACCATCCTCTCCTTTGTTTTCAGCAGGATGGGGGGTTTGTCGTCTTCGGAAGGCGGGAATTCCACCATCTCGACGAAAGAGAAATTTTCCTTGATGGCCCTTTCAAGCCTGGGAAGGTCATCTGTCGGCACCCACCCCTCCATATAGGAGACACTGGTGGAGGATCTAAGCGTCTTTATGACCTCTTCCCGCTCCTTTTCTATGGTGTAATGGTCATATAGCCTTTTAAGCTTTTCCGCATCTGCGGCCAATGCCTCGGCCTCGGCCATGAGCTTTTCTCCCCGATTCTTAAGCGAGGTGACCTCTTTTTCTGTCTTTTTCAAGACATCCTTGAAGGTGCCGGATGTCTCGGGAAGGGCCTCCTTTTCCGCCTCGATTGAGGCGAGGGCCTCCTCGTAGGTCGGGCGGTCTTCCTTATGACAGGCAAAATGGTAGTAGGAGTAGTTCGCCCCTTCGAAGATAAGCGTTATAATATGGGTATTTCCCGCCTCGTTGAGCACCTCCCCGATCCTCTCCCTGGGCATCTTGTAGATCATGAAAAGCGTCTGGTAGACGTTTTTCGTCTCCGACAAGTCGGCGATGGGCGCCTTGACGCTTAGCCAGGGTTTTAAAACATTGGCCGATGATCTCAGTTTTGCAATCTGATTGTTGTTTTCGGCTATCTCCCTGTTCAGCCTGTTGGCCTTGTCTATTGTTTTTTGAATGTTGTACTTTTTGGCCAATGACAGAAGATCGTCGGCGCTCTCCATCTCTTTGGGGGTCATAAAGGCAAGCGCGGGCTTTTTCTTCTCGTAGGGCTTTAAGAAATTAATTGTGAAGTCTATCTGGGAGGTTAGGGCCACCAGATCGTTAAGCCTATCGGAGTCGGTCGGCGCAAGTTCCGGAAAGGTCTCTATGACGTTGGGCTCGGTAAGCTCTGAGATCTCAACCACGGCCCACTTCTGGAGAAGCTTCAGGAGTGAATTTCTCTCGTCGGAATGAAACGCAAAAAGGACCTTTTTAAGTTCTGAAATACTCAATTTGCAAATCCTTAACTTTCCTGATTAAAAAGTCTCAATAGCTAAAAAGTCCAGATATATATAATTTTTACCTTCCCCTTATAACGCTCGATTTCAGCTACAACTTCAAATATAGCACTCCCCCCATCTCCGCTCCTCCCCATCAACAATCCCCATCTCCGCCCCCTCATCATCAATCCCCAAGTCTAACCCGCATCGCCTTCACCTTCATTCCCCCCCCCACCATTATAAATCCACTTCCGCAGTCATCACAATATGCTACCAACCCCTCTGATCAATAATCTATAGTCCCTCCTTTAAAAAAGTTTAAAAAAGTAAGCTTGCGGCACGGCCTACCCTTCCACTCCCAGGGCCTTAAAGATCAACTTGACGGCCTCACCCTTCTTCTTGTCGGCGGCGGCCCTCAATAGATTCATCTCCTTTTGCGCCTCGGAGAGGATATTGGATTCCTCGACCTTACCTCTTTCTTCGGCCTCGGCCAAAAGCTCCTTTCTTGCCGATTCGTTTTCCTTCTCCATCTTTTTCAGGCGATTTGCCCTTTCCTTTTCAAACTCGATCACTTTCGACTCGGCGTCCATTTCGGCGTCCTTGATCAGCTTTTCACCTCTGGTCTCGGCGTCTTTTATCTTATCCACGATTTTTTTTACCATCTTTTATCACTCCCTCCCTTAAGCCCCGGGAATATCAATCAATCCAACAATCTATCAATCCAGCAATCCAACAACCCGGCCCAATTTGTTCAATTCCACCCCTGCCCCCCACCCAATCTTAATCCCAATCCGCGAGATTTTCAAATTAGAAATACCTATGCCCGGCCGGCCGGGATTTAGATTGAAGTTATATATTTATATTATTGTGAGAAATAAATCAAGAATTTTTTTAAATTTTTTTTATTTATGATACTTTTTTGTCGCATTTCAATATTCAAATATTCCACTCATTTTTTTGATTAAAAAATAAGGGCGGGCGGGATTATTCTACTATTTACATTACCGCAATATATGTTATCATTAGA is a genomic window of Candidatus Zymogenus saltonus containing:
- a CDS encoding V-type ATP synthase subunit I — protein: MSISELKKVLFAFHSDERNSLLKLLQKWAVVEISELTEPNVIETFPELAPTDSDRLNDLVALTSQIDFTINFLKPYEKKKPALAFMTPKEMESADDLLSLAKKYNIQKTIDKANRLNREIAENNNQIAKLRSSANVLKPWLSVKAPIADLSETKNVYQTLFMIYKMPRERIGEVLNEAGNTHIITLIFEGANYSYYHFACHKEDRPTYEEALASIEAEKEALPETSGTFKDVLKKTEKEVTSLKNRGEKLMAEAEALAADAEKLKRLYDHYTIEKEREEVIKTLRSSTSVSYMEGWVPTDDLPRLERAIKENFSFVEMVEFPPSEDDKPPILLKTKERMVKPFQLITELYGVPNPKEVDPTPLLSPFFAVFFGLCLTDAGYGLVLICLLLFVMIRFRNSLGKTKLVGLLLLGAISTVILGALMGGWFGDVLTRLPEGSLSKNILMSFKVMDPLMDTITFMLICIVLGFIQINFGILIRMYKNLKKGDRTQAIFVQGGWILFINSAAVLVSGFMAAEMIPAWATKAATVGFIVACGSIILFSHRESNNIFVRIAWGLYAIYGSTSYMGDLLSYLRLLALGLATGIIATVVNLIAAMMGEIPYVGVVFAVIILIGGHTFNIAVNALGAFVHTTRLQYVEFFSKFYEGGGRTFKPFGVKPKYTVLKESKE